A window of the Zeugodacus cucurbitae isolate PBARC_wt_2022May chromosome 4, idZeuCucr1.2, whole genome shotgun sequence genome harbors these coding sequences:
- the LOC105211550 gene encoding tyrosine-protein phosphatase non-receptor type 61F isoform X1 has translation MTSTTNRNETTTDTCDSNIVGNTIAAGNANGSGSGTIEAEYNRIADRQGWHRCYQEIRDHCEREASEKQFGTIESEKPNNRCLNRYRDVNPYDHSRIIIHRGHVDYINANLVQLERADRKYILTQGPLIDTVGHFWLMVWEQNTKAILMLNKLMEKKQIKCHHYWPDKKGPENALRLDEVNLTVEFLRCEEYKNFCRRWFKLTDLESNTTREILQFHYTTWPDFGTPSSPVAFLQFLKQVRDSGALDADVGPAVVHCSAGIGRSGTFCLVDCCLVLIEKEGEANVSVQDVLFELRKYRMGLIQTADQLFFSYQAIIEGIKLLKDPEFLNYKETPINISDNEHEPYATGVIISGDVPPPLPPRTHSLTLPMAGCGPAGALTLNLHGKPLPKIPASESFNEDLYAPTDNAKHTNKDALNNIINNEKTADRMSNRPLPPIPKQPQITQASRDRVHESESDENEYYENDDSEDDNDEEIEEHNDDNSDDMKNANAVNERSISSEAASGAGGHEPLDEVKLNGTDISNSNSNTIGSPENELKRRKRAERQANIEHKVNEIKRKQRESEESKHAAKKRRSLITYIAAGVVVGVICVYAYSKLA, from the exons ATGACTTCAACTACTAATAGAAATGAAACAACAACGGATACTTGTGACAGCAATATTGTGGGGAACACCATAGCGGCAGGTAATGCCAACGGGAGCGGCAGCGGCACCATAGAAGCAGAGTATAATAGAATTGCTGATCGACAAGGCTGGCATAGATGCTACCAG GAAATTCGTGATCACTGTGAACGTGAAGCTAGTGAAAAACAATTTGGCACTATTGAATCGGAGAAACCAAATAATCGCTGCCTAAACAGATACAGAGACGTAAACCCGTACGACCATTCTCGTATCATTATTCACAGAGGCCATGTAGACTATATAAATGCAAATCTTGTTCAG CTGGAGCGTGCcgatcgaaaatatattttaacacaaGGTCCCCTAATCGACACCGTCGGACACTTTTGGTTAATGGTTTGGGAACAAAATACAAAAGCCATTCTAATGTTGAACAAATTGATGGaaaagaaacaaattaaatgcCATCACTATTGGCCGGACAAAAAGGGTCCCGAGAATGCGTTAAGGTTGGATGAGGTGAATTTGACCGTGGAATTTCTACGTTGCGAAGAATATAAGAATTTCTGTCGCAGATGGTTCAA gcTAACTGACCTTGAGTCGAACACAACTCGTGAAATATTGCAATTCCACTATACAACATGGCCGGATTTTGGCACTCCTAGTTCACCAGTGGCGTTTTTACAGTTTCTCAAACAAGTGCGGGACTCGGGAGCACTCGATGCCGATGTGGGGCCGGCAGTCGTACACTGCAGTGCTGGTATTGGGCGTTCGGGTACATTCTGTTTAGTTGACTGCTGTTTAGTTTTG ATCGAAAAGGAAGGTGAAGCCAATGTTTCTGTGCAGGATGTACTTTTTGAGCTGCGCAAATATCGCATGGGCTTAATACAGACTGCAGATCAATTATTTTTCTCTTATCAAGCAATTATAGAGGGTATTAAATTGCTCAAGGATCCG GAATTTCTAAATTACAAGGAAACCCCAATCAACATCAGTGACAATGAGCATGAGCCGTATGCTACAGGTGTAATAATAAGTGGCGATGTTCCACCACCTTTGCCACCACGCACACATTCCCTTACACTGCCGATGGCCGGTTGTGGCCCTGCCGGTGCATTAACCTTGAACTTACACGGTAAACCATTACCAAAAATACCAGCCAGCGAAAGTTTTAACGAGGACTTATACGCGCCCACTGACAATGCAAAACATACCAACAAGGATGCGCTGAATAACATcataaacaatgaaaaaacCGCTGATAGAATGTCGAATAGACCTTTACCACCTATACCAAAACAGCCTCAAATCACGCAAGCCTCAAGAGATCGTGTACATGAATCAGAGAgtgatgaaaatgaatattaCGAAAACGATGACAGTGAAGACGATAATGATGAGGAAATTGAAGAGCACAACGATGACAATTCGGACGATATGAAAAACGCTAACGCTGTCAATGAACGGAGTATAAGCAGTGAAGCAGCAAGCGGGGCTGGTGGTCATGAACCATTAGATGAAGTGAAATTAAACGGCACCGATATTTCAAATAGCAATTCCAATACAATAGG AAGTCCCGAAAATGAGTTGAAGCGACGAAAACGTGCCGAGAGACAAGCAAATATTGAGCACAAGGTGAACGAGATTAAGCGAAAGCAACGAGAATCCGAAGAGAGCAAGCACGCGGCGAAAAAACGAAGGTCATTAATTACCTATATTGCGGCGGGTGTTGTTGTGGGTGTGATTTGTGTGTATGCATATTCGAAACTAGCCTAA
- the LOC105211550 gene encoding tyrosine-protein phosphatase non-receptor type 61F isoform X2, which translates to MTSTTNRNETTTDTCDSNIVGNTIAAGNANGSGSGTIEAEYNRIADRQGWHRCYQEIRDHCEREASEKQFGTIESEKPNNRCLNRYRDVNPYDHSRIIIHRGHVDYINANLVQLERADRKYILTQGPLIDTVGHFWLMVWEQNTKAILMLNKLMEKKQIKCHHYWPDKKGPENALRLDEVNLTVEFLRCEEYKNFCRRWFKLTDLESNTTREILQFHYTTWPDFGTPSSPVAFLQFLKQVRDSGALDADVGPAVVHCSAGIGRSGTFCLVDCCLVLIEKEGEANVSVQDVLFELRKYRMGLIQTADQLFFSYQAIIEGIKLLKDPEFLNYKETPINISDNEHEPYATGVIISGDVPPPLPPRTHSLTLPMAGCGPAGALTLNLHGKPLPKIPASESFNEDLYAPTDNAKHTNKDALNNIINNEKTADRMSNRPLPPIPKQPQITQASRDRVHESESDENEYYENDDSEDDNDEEIEEHNDDNSDDMKNANAVNERSISSEAASGAGGHEPLDEVKLNGTDISNSNSNTIGSPENELKRRKRAERQANIEHKVNEIKRKQRESEESKHAAKKRRRMKK; encoded by the exons ATGACTTCAACTACTAATAGAAATGAAACAACAACGGATACTTGTGACAGCAATATTGTGGGGAACACCATAGCGGCAGGTAATGCCAACGGGAGCGGCAGCGGCACCATAGAAGCAGAGTATAATAGAATTGCTGATCGACAAGGCTGGCATAGATGCTACCAG GAAATTCGTGATCACTGTGAACGTGAAGCTAGTGAAAAACAATTTGGCACTATTGAATCGGAGAAACCAAATAATCGCTGCCTAAACAGATACAGAGACGTAAACCCGTACGACCATTCTCGTATCATTATTCACAGAGGCCATGTAGACTATATAAATGCAAATCTTGTTCAG CTGGAGCGTGCcgatcgaaaatatattttaacacaaGGTCCCCTAATCGACACCGTCGGACACTTTTGGTTAATGGTTTGGGAACAAAATACAAAAGCCATTCTAATGTTGAACAAATTGATGGaaaagaaacaaattaaatgcCATCACTATTGGCCGGACAAAAAGGGTCCCGAGAATGCGTTAAGGTTGGATGAGGTGAATTTGACCGTGGAATTTCTACGTTGCGAAGAATATAAGAATTTCTGTCGCAGATGGTTCAA gcTAACTGACCTTGAGTCGAACACAACTCGTGAAATATTGCAATTCCACTATACAACATGGCCGGATTTTGGCACTCCTAGTTCACCAGTGGCGTTTTTACAGTTTCTCAAACAAGTGCGGGACTCGGGAGCACTCGATGCCGATGTGGGGCCGGCAGTCGTACACTGCAGTGCTGGTATTGGGCGTTCGGGTACATTCTGTTTAGTTGACTGCTGTTTAGTTTTG ATCGAAAAGGAAGGTGAAGCCAATGTTTCTGTGCAGGATGTACTTTTTGAGCTGCGCAAATATCGCATGGGCTTAATACAGACTGCAGATCAATTATTTTTCTCTTATCAAGCAATTATAGAGGGTATTAAATTGCTCAAGGATCCG GAATTTCTAAATTACAAGGAAACCCCAATCAACATCAGTGACAATGAGCATGAGCCGTATGCTACAGGTGTAATAATAAGTGGCGATGTTCCACCACCTTTGCCACCACGCACACATTCCCTTACACTGCCGATGGCCGGTTGTGGCCCTGCCGGTGCATTAACCTTGAACTTACACGGTAAACCATTACCAAAAATACCAGCCAGCGAAAGTTTTAACGAGGACTTATACGCGCCCACTGACAATGCAAAACATACCAACAAGGATGCGCTGAATAACATcataaacaatgaaaaaacCGCTGATAGAATGTCGAATAGACCTTTACCACCTATACCAAAACAGCCTCAAATCACGCAAGCCTCAAGAGATCGTGTACATGAATCAGAGAgtgatgaaaatgaatattaCGAAAACGATGACAGTGAAGACGATAATGATGAGGAAATTGAAGAGCACAACGATGACAATTCGGACGATATGAAAAACGCTAACGCTGTCAATGAACGGAGTATAAGCAGTGAAGCAGCAAGCGGGGCTGGTGGTCATGAACCATTAGATGAAGTGAAATTAAACGGCACCGATATTTCAAATAGCAATTCCAATACAATAGG AAGTCCCGAAAATGAGTTGAAGCGACGAAAACGTGCCGAGAGACAAGCAAATATTGAGCACAAGGTGAACGAGATTAAGCGAAAGCAACGAGAATCCGAAGAGAGCAAGCACGCGGCGAAAAAACGAAG